One stretch of Pseudomonas fluorescens Q2-87 DNA includes these proteins:
- a CDS encoding KamA family radical SAM protein — protein MHSIENLAVSVDDFTNKSEVERFKVYTLKQIDHISQLAKLDSQTIWEMKVVASVLPFRVNEYVIKNLIDWDNIPNDPIYQLTFPQKDMLDKESFDLVSSLLLRSSERSTCEVAIKQVRARLNPHPAGQLERNIPSLSGVTVTGVQHKYRETVLFFPSAGQICHSYCTFCFRWAQFTGDQSLKIAAKENTQLLDYLRANPQVTDVLITGGDPLVMKTSNLRAYLEPLLTPEFEHIHTIRIGTKALSFWPQRFVTDSDAGELLDLFRKISMHGKHLALMAHYNHWAELEPAIAREAIRRVRKTGAQIRSQGPLLAHINDSADVWARLWQTQVELGIIPYYMFIERDTGARRYFEVPLIRSWEIYRDAVKQVSGIARTARGPSMSADPGKVEVCGVAEIRGEKVFVLRFIQARNPDWVQRPFFARFDPDATWFDQLKPAFGETAFFFEEEVS, from the coding sequence ATGCATTCTATAGAAAATCTAGCGGTGAGTGTTGATGACTTCACAAACAAATCAGAGGTTGAACGTTTCAAGGTTTATACCTTGAAACAAATTGACCACATTTCTCAGCTTGCTAAATTAGACAGCCAGACTATTTGGGAGATGAAGGTTGTGGCAAGCGTCTTGCCATTTCGGGTCAATGAATATGTTATAAAGAATTTGATCGATTGGGACAATATTCCCAACGACCCTATATACCAACTTACCTTCCCCCAGAAGGATATGCTGGATAAAGAGTCTTTTGATCTAGTGTCATCTTTACTTTTAAGGAGTTCCGAACGTTCAACGTGTGAGGTTGCGATAAAACAGGTTAGAGCTAGACTGAACCCTCATCCAGCGGGACAGCTTGAGCGTAACATCCCTTCACTGTCTGGCGTGACGGTAACTGGTGTCCAGCACAAATATCGTGAAACTGTGCTTTTTTTCCCAAGCGCTGGTCAGATTTGCCATAGCTACTGTACTTTTTGTTTCCGTTGGGCCCAGTTCACTGGAGACCAATCGCTCAAAATTGCTGCTAAGGAAAACACCCAGCTGTTGGATTACCTGCGGGCCAACCCTCAAGTGACTGATGTTTTAATCACTGGTGGAGATCCGCTGGTTATGAAGACAAGCAATCTACGTGCTTATCTAGAACCTCTTTTGACTCCTGAGTTCGAGCACATCCACACTATCCGAATTGGTACGAAAGCGCTTTCTTTCTGGCCTCAGCGGTTTGTGACTGATAGCGACGCAGGTGAACTTCTTGATCTATTTAGGAAGATTAGCATGCATGGGAAACACTTAGCTTTAATGGCTCATTATAATCATTGGGCGGAACTTGAGCCTGCAATTGCTCGAGAGGCTATTCGTCGTGTTCGAAAAACAGGTGCTCAAATACGTAGTCAGGGCCCGTTGCTGGCTCATATTAATGACTCTGCTGATGTCTGGGCGCGACTCTGGCAGACGCAAGTTGAACTAGGTATTATTCCTTACTATATGTTTATCGAACGTGATACCGGGGCTCGCCGGTATTTTGAAGTGCCTCTTATACGTTCGTGGGAAATTTACCGAGACGCTGTCAAACAAGTCTCAGGTATTGCTAGGACCGCCAGAGGACCTTCGATGAGCGCAGATCCGGGGAAAGTTGAGGTCTGCGGTGTAGCTGAAATTAGAGGAGAAAAGGTGTTTGTTTTACGCTTTATCCAAGCACGAAACCCGGATTGGGTGCAAAGACCATTCTTCGCACGATTTGATCCCGATGCTACGTGGTTCGATCAACTAAAACCGGCTTTCGGGGAGACTGCCTTCTTTTTCGAGGAGGAAGTTTCTTAA
- a CDS encoding RidA family protein codes for MAASQPFNNKTAYWGVPWEQSYGYPQARQVGNEIYVSGQFSHDEDGNLVAPAPLDSEGKPSDFSSMGEQMRTSYDNISKLLALYGATLQDVVEETLYVLDMDAAFAVVGNIRKAAYDAERPQCASNIIGVSRLAQRSQLIEIVCKAVIGARAD; via the coding sequence ATGGCAGCCTCACAACCGTTCAATAACAAAACCGCTTACTGGGGTGTTCCATGGGAACAGAGCTATGGCTATCCGCAGGCAAGGCAAGTGGGAAACGAGATTTATGTATCCGGCCAGTTCAGCCACGATGAAGACGGCAACCTGGTAGCCCCAGCGCCGCTGGACAGCGAGGGCAAACCCAGCGATTTCTCCTCGATGGGCGAACAGATGCGCACGTCCTACGACAACATCTCCAAGTTGCTGGCGCTCTATGGCGCAACACTTCAAGACGTCGTTGAAGAAACGCTTTATGTATTGGATATGGACGCGGCCTTTGCCGTGGTGGGCAATATTCGCAAGGCCGCCTATGACGCTGAACGCCCCCAGTGCGCCAGCAACATCATCGGCGTGTCGAGACTGGCCCAGCGTTCGCAGCTGATTGAAATCGTCTGCAAGGCAGTGATCGGTGCACGAGCCGACTAA
- a CDS encoding LysR family transcriptional regulator: MKSSPKSASTGPAVQGGVKWDLSEAVNQLSWDDLRIIKSLSECGNRAATAKKLGINVSTVSRRVAQVEKTLGVALFDHRRSGYMLTAEGAELRALAERVELDIVSVARRVSRSGQGLLGKLRITTSDSLLLYFLTPIIADFKTLNEGIAIEVLVGNQTLSLARDESDIAVRATSKPAESLVGRKLATIAWAPYGSSKSASTCDPFAQGQAWVSYSAALSGLKATSYVDSRVDASCISYRTDSVAAASVAIAAGLGVGFLPCMVGDITPGLMRVGPVMPELQDELWLLTHQDIRKSWRVKAFMTFCAAAVADQKSLIEGQRALPAALIETGSVA, from the coding sequence GTGAAATCGTCACCTAAAAGTGCTTCAACAGGCCCGGCTGTGCAGGGTGGCGTCAAGTGGGATCTGAGCGAAGCTGTGAACCAGCTGTCCTGGGACGATTTGCGCATCATCAAATCCCTGAGTGAATGCGGCAATCGCGCCGCCACGGCCAAGAAGCTGGGCATCAACGTGTCCACCGTATCGCGTCGAGTGGCTCAGGTTGAGAAAACGCTCGGGGTGGCTCTGTTTGATCACCGTCGCTCTGGGTACATGCTCACGGCGGAAGGTGCGGAGTTGCGGGCGCTGGCGGAGCGCGTCGAGCTCGATATCGTCAGCGTCGCGCGGCGTGTTTCGCGCTCGGGCCAGGGGCTGCTCGGGAAACTTCGCATCACGACCAGCGACTCGTTGCTGCTGTACTTTCTCACTCCCATCATCGCCGACTTCAAGACCCTTAACGAAGGGATAGCGATAGAGGTTCTGGTGGGCAACCAGACATTGAGCCTGGCCCGGGACGAATCAGACATCGCGGTGAGAGCGACCAGCAAACCAGCGGAAAGCCTGGTGGGGCGCAAACTGGCGACCATCGCTTGGGCGCCCTATGGCAGCAGCAAAAGTGCATCGACTTGCGACCCTTTCGCGCAAGGTCAGGCGTGGGTGTCTTACTCCGCAGCGTTGAGCGGTCTCAAGGCAACGAGCTACGTCGACAGCCGAGTCGATGCCAGCTGCATTTCGTATCGCACCGATTCGGTCGCCGCAGCGAGTGTGGCAATCGCGGCGGGACTGGGTGTTGGGTTTCTGCCGTGCATGGTGGGCGATATCACGCCGGGGTTGATGCGCGTGGGGCCGGTGATGCCAGAGCTTCAGGACGAGCTTTGGTTGCTGACCCACCAGGACATCCGCAAGTCATGGCGAGTCAAAGCGTTCATGACGTTTTGCGCAGCGGCCGTCGCGGACCAGAAATCCTTGATCGAAGGGCAGCGAGCGCTCCCGGCCGCGCTAATCGAAACCGGGAGTGTGGCTTAG